GTCAATGGATTTCATTTTAAGCTTTTCGTACTTTAGTAGACATACATAACATAGTTAATTTCTTATGGAATTGCATTATCTATGAACTAAATAAGTGTTCATTACAACATCATTTTTTTTTTTGGGAAATTGGTTTTATATTTTTTTGGACTCTAATCTCATTATTTCCTCTAGCGATGGTAAAACTGGGATTAGTTGATTTGGGTTTAAAGGGAATAAAGCTTTGTAGTAATCTTTTTTCCATTCATTGTCGAAACATGTCCTATTAACGTTAGATAATTTAAAGAATCTCAATCTCCATTCAATAATCTTTTCAAAACTTGATAGTTCTTGTTCAGTACATTTGAAAAGTTTGCTATATATCAATTCCCATCTTATAAGCGTTGGAAAAAGGTAAATATCTGCGTAGGTTAACTCTTCTCCAAAAATCCAATCTCCTTTATTTTTCTGTAGTAAATTTTCAATTTCATTTATAGCTGCGAAAAGATTTTGACTTGCTTTTTCATAAGCTGACTGGTTTCTGGCGAAACCACATTTATATACGCCATCATTAATGCTGTTATTAACTAAATCTAAAAATTTTTGATTACAGTCTTTAATAGTTAATATCTGATATTTTGATTGAATTTTTATTGAATTGAGTAGTCTTATAATCTGTGAACTTTCATTAGACAGAATATTTACTTCATCTTTTGCAAAGCTAATTAAAAGAGGTAATGTCGCTCTAAAAATAATCTTTTTATTAGCTTTTTTGTAAAGATCTGAAAGTCTAATGCATCCCTTAATCTTTGTATTTAAAATCCATTCGCCATGCTCAACATCTGCTTTTAAAAAAATAACTTTAACTTTTTTAGACAGATGTTTTATTTCGTGGACGAGTAAAGTTCTTTGACACCATGGACAAGAATTCCCTACCAATAAATAAATTTGTCCACTCTCATTATTAATATCGTATTCACTATCAATTGTTATACCTCTAGGCCTTTTATAATTACCATGTAAATCTGATGGAGCGAAGCCATTCATTAATTGGGTCCAAAACCAAAACCAGAATTTTCTGGAGGCCTTTATAAGGTATTTATTTTGCATTAAATTTTATTTTTAAAGAAAAAATGACTGTTCAAAGAATACTTATCGTTTCAGGCACCCATGGGAATGAAATTAATCCTGTGTGGGCGGTTAAGCAATTTAATAGAAGGGAAAATAGGCTAAATTATGGTATTGAGTATGAGTACATCATAGGTAATCCTGTTGCCTATGAAAAAGGTTGCAGATATATAGATGTAGATTTAAATAGATCTTTTAAAGAAAGTGAAAATTTTGATCAAAATAAGAATAGCTTTTATGAGACTAATAGAGCTAATTTTTTAGTAGATGAATTTGGAATTAACGGATCTAAACCCTGTCAAATTGCAATCGATTTGCACACTACTACTGCAAATATGGGAACAAGCATTGTTTTGTATGGGAGGAGATTCAAAGATTTTTGTTTAGCTGCATTACTGCAGAACAAATTTGGATTGCCTATTTATTTGCATGAAAAAGATAAAGTCCAAACAGGCTTTCTTGTAGAAGCTTGGCCATGTGGTTTAGTTATTGAAATAGGAGCTGTCGCACAAAATTTTTATGATCCAAACATCGTGAATAGATTCTCTCTAATAATTAGCTCCTTAAGGGAAGAGATAGATAAATTAAAAAATAACCTTATAGAACTTCCAAAGGAATTGGTTGTTCACGTTCATCAAGGGAGTATAGATTATCCAAGAGATGCAAAAGGAGATATTGATGGCCTAATTCATCCTGAGAGAATAAACCAAGATTGGAAAATGATTAAAAAAGGAGATCCATTATTTATTGATAGCCAAGGAATAATTCGCAAGTATGACCGAGACCAATTGATTTGGCCTGTTTTTATTGGAGAAGCCGCTTATAAGGAAAAAAAAATTGCGATGAGCTACACAAAAAAAGAATTGATTTGTTCTAGAAAACAATGGGTTCAAGAGTTTGAAAGTCTTTAAATTAAGAAACCAGAACAATAAACTACTGTTAATAAATAAGGATTTATTATTTATTAGATAAGTTTATTTAATATTTAGTACTTTATATTTTTTTTATCAACTTTAATCTTGTTAAACCTAAATCCTTTCGCTCCAATAAATAACAGCTCCAAAACCCTCTAATTGCAGTCTTCTAAACCTAGCCTCTTTCAAGGAAACTACTTCTTTCGATCTTTTTCCATTAAGAAGCCATTCGATTATTACCAAGTTAAATCACCAATAACAAAGAAAATATTAAGACAATAAGTCTCTTTTTCTTATATTTCTCAAAAATAACTTTACCTACAGAAAAATAATTTACACATTTTTAGCGATTTTGGTCTAAAATCATCGAAGCGGAAATTTTTTTCCGTTTATATTTACACGTCTCAATTAAGAGACATACTTTACGAACTCATGACAACTATTCAGCAGCAGCGTTCTTCGCTGTTAAAAGGTTGGCCACAGTTTTGTGAGTGGGTAACATCAACTAACAACAGAATCTATGTTGGTTGGTTCGGCGTCTTAATGATCCCATGCCTACTTACAGCAGCGGCTTGCTTCATCGTTGCATTCATCGCAGCACCACCAGTAGACATCGACGGAATTAGAGAGCCAGTTGCTGGTTCATTCCTATACGGAAACAACATCATCTCAGGTGCAGTTGTTCCTTCATCTAACGCTATTGGTCTACACTTCTACCCAATTTGGGAAGCAGCTACTGTAGATGAGTGGTTATACAACGGTGGTCCTTACCAGCTTGTAATTTTCCACTTCCTAATTGGTATCTCAGCATACATGGGAAGACAGTGGGAGCTTTCATACCGTTTAGGTATGCGTCCTTGGATCTGTGTTGCATATTCTGCACCAGTTTCAGCAGCTTTCGCAGTATTTCTTGTATACCCATTCGGTCAAGGTTCATTCTCTGACGGAATGCCTCTAGGTATCTCTGGAACATTCAACTTCATGTTTGTATTCCAGGCAGAGCACAACATTCTTATGCACCCATTCCACATGGCTGGTGTTGCTGGTATGTTCGGAGGATCTTTATTCTCAGCTATGCACGGTTCACTTGTTACTTCATCTCTAATCAGAGAAACAACTGAGACAGAATCTCAGAACTATGGTTACAAGTTCGGACAAGAAGAAGAAACATATAACATCGTTGCAGCTCATGGCTACTTCGGTCGTTTGATCTTCCAATATGCAAGTTTCAACAACAGCAGAAGTCTTCACTTCTTCCTAGCTGTATTCCCAGTTGTTTGTGTATGGTTAACTTCAATGGGTATCTGCACAATGGCATTCAACCTTAACGGTTTCAACTTCAACCAGTCAGTTGTTGATGCAAACGGTAAGATTGTTCCTACATGGGGCGATGTTCTCAACAGAGCAAACCTAGGTATGGAAGTAATGCACGAGCGTAATGCTCACAACTTCCCACTTGATCTAGCAGCAGCTGAGTCTACAACAGTAGCTCTTTCAGCTCCAGCTATCGGTTAAGCTTAAAGTTCTTAAATTTACAAGCCCCCTTTAGGGGGCTTTTTTTTTGTTTAATTTTCAATTGGTTTCATATAATGTTTATATATAGATAAAACATTTGATATTTCTATGAGTAGTAGTTTTGGAAAAATTTTTCGTGTTAGTACTTTTGGAGAATCACATGGTGGTGCAGTAGGAGTTATCCTTGATGGATGTCCCCCTAAGTTAAAAGTAGATATAGATGTTATACAAAATGAATTAGATAGGCGCAGACCTGGCCAAAGTGACATTACAACACCCAGAAATGAAGAAGATAAAATTGAAATATTAAGTGGGATAAAGGAAGGGTTAACACTTGGAACCCCAATAGCGATGTTGGTAAGAAACAATGATCAAAGACCAAGAGATTATGATAATTTGGAGCAAGTATTTAGACCTTCTCATGCAGATGGTACATACCATCTGAAATATGGAATTCAAGCAAGTTCTGGCGGTGGAAGAGCTTCTGCAAGAGAAACGATTGGGCGAGTAGCTGCTGGTGCTGTGGCAAAACAATTATTAAAAAACTTCTGTAACACTGAAATACTATCTTGGGTAAAGCGTATACATGATATTGATTCTGATATAAATAAAGAAAAGATTTCTCTTAATAAAATAGATTCTAATATTGTTAGATGTCCCGATGAACAGGTATCAGCAGAAATGATAGAGAGAATTAAGCAATTAAAGCGTCAAGGAGACTCTTGTGGGGGTGTTATTGAATGTCTAGTAAGAAATGTCCCCTCAGGTCTTGGAATGCCTGTTTTTGATAAATTAGAAGCTGATTTAGCGAAGGCTTTGATGTCTTTGCCTGCTACGAAAGGCTTTGAAATAGGTTCAGGTTTCTCTGGAACTTATTTAAAAGGAAGCGAACATAATGATGCCTTTATTAAATCTGATGATTTTAGGAAGTTAAGAACAATATCTAATAATTCAGGCGGTATACAGGGAGGAATAAGTAATGGCGAAAATATTGAGATGAAGATAGCTTTTAAACCTACAGCAACTATTGGGAAAGAACAGAAAACAGTGAATGCTGAAGGGAAAGAAGTTTTGATGAAAGCAAAAGGGAGACATGATCCATGCGTTCTACCAAGAGCTGTTCCTATGGTTGATGCTATGGTGGCTTTAGTACTTGCTGATCATTTACTACTCAATCAAGCTCAATGTGGCTTAATCAATAATTAGTATTTTTGTTAAATAATTATATTTATCTTTGATTTAATTATTTTTGAGCCATTCAAATATTTTTGGGTCAAATTTTTTTTTAATAATACCTTTATCTCCAATCACGATTGCTTTATATCCTAAAGATTTATAAGTTTTTACATCATTGATTGATAGGCCTCCAGCAGCAATGAAATCAATACTTTTAAAGTTGAGTATATCTATAGAACTAGATTTACTTCTTATTGGATAAATTTTGATTATGTTGCAATTTAAATTTATCGCTTCCTCAAGATCTTTAAAATTTTTAATTCCTGGAATTAATAAATAATTTTTTGACTTCGAATAATTGAAAAGATCTTTATCCCAAAATTTCATCATAGAAAAATTTAATCCAATTTTTAACGAATCTTCTATTGATTGCTTATTAACTATGGAGGCAGAGCCTAAATTAATTCTTGGAAAATTGAGTTTGATTTCGGATACAAAATCCGACCACTTTTCGTTATTTGACCAACTTATTTCTATGTTCTTTAATCCTAATTTTACTAAGCTTCCTAATTCTTCAAAAAATGAATTTCTTATAGAAATATTTGAGTAAATATTATCTTCTGGTTTTATGAGTAAAAAAAAAGATTCTTTTAGTAGCAAATCAGAAAAAGAATCTTCTTTAAAATTCATAGAATATTTATTTTTTAACTAGATATAATTCGCCACTTTAACTTCTGATCGGTTTAGCAAATCTTGGATATCTTCAGTGTCTATAGTTTCTCTTTCAATTAGCATTTGAGCCATTTCGTCAAGAACAGTTCTATTATCTGACAAAACTTTTGTAGCTCTTTTATAGGCAACGTCAACAAGTTCTGAAACCTCTACATCAATTGTTGCGGCTGTGTCTTCAGAGAAGTCTCTTGTAGAACTCATATCTCTTCCGAGAAACATTCCACCTTGAGATTGACCTAAAGCAACTGGACCTATTTTGTCACTCATACCAAATTTAGTGATCATTTGTCTTGCTACATTGGCAACTTGCTGTAAATCATTTGAAGCTCCGGTTGTTACCTCTTCTTCGCCATAGACTATTTCTTCAGCGACTCTTCCACCAAGAGCCACAGCCATTTGGTTTTGAAGGTAAGAACGAGAGTAAAGTCCAGATTCCATTCTTTCTTCACTTGGAGTAAAGAAGGTTAAACCTCCAGCTTGACCTCTAGGAATTATTGAAACTTTTGCTACAGGATCATAATCAGGCATTAATGCTCCAACGAGTGCATGACCAGCTTCGTGATAAGCAACTAATTCTTTTTTCTTATCACTTATGACTCTATCTTTCTTTTCAGGACCCGCCATAACTCTTTCAATGGCATCACCAACTTCATCATTACTTACTTTATCTAAATCTTTTCTAGCTGCTAATATTGCTGCTTCATTCAAAAGATTAGCTAAATCTGCACCAGTAAATCCTGGTGTTCTTCTAGCAACTTTATCTAAATCAACATCTTTTGAAAGAGTTTTATCTTTCGCATGAACATTTAATATTTGTAATCTTCCAGCGTAATCAGGTCTGTCTACTGTCACCTGTCTATCGAATCTTCCGGGACGCATTAAAGCTGAATCTAAGACATCAGGTCTGTTGGTGGCAGCAACTATTATTATTCCTGAATTACCTTCGAAACCATCCATTTCGGTAAGAAGTTGATTTAATGTTTGTTCTCTTTCATCATTTCCACCGCCCATACCAGCACCTCTTTGTCTTCCAACTGCATCAATTTCGTCTATGAAAACAATACAAGGAGCATTCTTTTTAGCTTGTTCAAAAAGATCTCTAACTCTGCTAGCTCCAACTCCTACAAACATCTCTACAAATTCTGAACCAGATATTGAGAAAAAAGGTACACCTGCTTCACCAGCTACTGCTTTTGCTAACAATGTTTTTCCTGTACCAGGAGGGCCAACTAGAAGCACTCCTTTTGGAATTTTTGCTCCCACTGCGGTAAATCTATCTGGGCTCTTGAGAAAATCTACAACTTCTGTGAGTTCTAATTTTGCACCTTCAACACCTGCAACATCTGAAAAGGTTACTTGTGTAGATGGTTCCATTTGAAGTCTAGCTTTGCTTTTGCCAAAACTCATGGCAGGGTTACCACCTCCAGCATTCCCACTTTGGGATCTTCTGAAAAGAAAAAATAAGCCTCCAATCAAAAGTACTGGGAATATCAAGCTACTTACAGCCTGTTGCCAAGGATTGGCTAATTTTGTGGGAGTTACAGCTATATCTACATTATTCTCAGTCAGTATTTTTAATAAATCTTTGTCAGGGGCTAAATTGACCTCAGA
This region of Prochlorococcus sp. MIT 0604 genomic DNA includes:
- a CDS encoding aspartoacylase; its protein translation is MTVQRILIVSGTHGNEINPVWAVKQFNRRENRLNYGIEYEYIIGNPVAYEKGCRYIDVDLNRSFKESENFDQNKNSFYETNRANFLVDEFGINGSKPCQIAIDLHTTTANMGTSIVLYGRRFKDFCLAALLQNKFGLPIYLHEKDKVQTGFLVEAWPCGLVIEIGAVAQNFYDPNIVNRFSLIISSLREEIDKLKNNLIELPKELVVHVHQGSIDYPRDAKGDIDGLIHPERINQDWKMIKKGDPLFIDSQGIIRKYDRDQLIWPVFIGEAAYKEKKIAMSYTKKELICSRKQWVQEFESL
- the aroC gene encoding chorismate synthase: MSSSFGKIFRVSTFGESHGGAVGVILDGCPPKLKVDIDVIQNELDRRRPGQSDITTPRNEEDKIEILSGIKEGLTLGTPIAMLVRNNDQRPRDYDNLEQVFRPSHADGTYHLKYGIQASSGGGRASARETIGRVAAGAVAKQLLKNFCNTEILSWVKRIHDIDSDINKEKISLNKIDSNIVRCPDEQVSAEMIERIKQLKRQGDSCGGVIECLVRNVPSGLGMPVFDKLEADLAKALMSLPATKGFEIGSGFSGTYLKGSEHNDAFIKSDDFRKLRTISNNSGGIQGGISNGENIEMKIAFKPTATIGKEQKTVNAEGKEVLMKAKGRHDPCVLPRAVPMVDAMVALVLADHLLLNQAQCGLINN
- the psbA gene encoding photosystem II q(b) protein — translated: MTTIQQQRSSLLKGWPQFCEWVTSTNNRIYVGWFGVLMIPCLLTAAACFIVAFIAAPPVDIDGIREPVAGSFLYGNNIISGAVVPSSNAIGLHFYPIWEAATVDEWLYNGGPYQLVIFHFLIGISAYMGRQWELSYRLGMRPWICVAYSAPVSAAFAVFLVYPFGQGSFSDGMPLGISGTFNFMFVFQAEHNILMHPFHMAGVAGMFGGSLFSAMHGSLVTSSLIRETTETESQNYGYKFGQEEETYNIVAAHGYFGRLIFQYASFNNSRSLHFFLAVFPVVCVWLTSMGICTMAFNLNGFNFNQSVVDANGKIVPTWGDVLNRANLGMEVMHERNAHNFPLDLAAAESTTVALSAPAIG
- a CDS encoding glutathione S-transferase family protein; this encodes MQNKYLIKASRKFWFWFWTQLMNGFAPSDLHGNYKRPRGITIDSEYDINNESGQIYLLVGNSCPWCQRTLLVHEIKHLSKKVKVIFLKADVEHGEWILNTKIKGCIRLSDLYKKANKKIIFRATLPLLISFAKDEVNILSNESSQIIRLLNSIKIQSKYQILTIKDCNQKFLDLVNNSINDGVYKCGFARNQSAYEKASQNLFAAINEIENLLQKNKGDWIFGEELTYADIYLFPTLIRWELIYSKLFKCTEQELSSFEKIIEWRLRFFKLSNVNRTCFDNEWKKDYYKALFPLNPNQLIPVLPSLEEIMRLESKKI
- a CDS encoding bifunctional 4-hydroxy-2-oxoglutarate aldolase/2-dehydro-3-deoxy-phosphogluconate aldolase; this encodes MNFKEDSFSDLLLKESFFLLIKPEDNIYSNISIRNSFFEELGSLVKLGLKNIEISWSNNEKWSDFVSEIKLNFPRINLGSASIVNKQSIEDSLKIGLNFSMMKFWDKDLFNYSKSKNYLLIPGIKNFKDLEEAINLNCNIIKIYPIRSKSSSIDILNFKSIDFIAAGGLSINDVKTYKSLGYKAIVIGDKGIIKKKFDPKIFEWLKNN
- the ftsH gene encoding ATP-dependent zinc metalloprotease FtsH; the protein is MNKRWRNVGLYVLAVITVIFIGTSVFDKPSTESSTKTLRYSDFIEAVQDKEISRVLISPDNATAQVVENDGSRSEVNLAPDKDLLKILTENNVDIAVTPTKLANPWQQAVSSLIFPVLLIGGLFFLFRRSQSGNAGGGNPAMSFGKSKARLQMEPSTQVTFSDVAGVEGAKLELTEVVDFLKSPDRFTAVGAKIPKGVLLVGPPGTGKTLLAKAVAGEAGVPFFSISGSEFVEMFVGVGASRVRDLFEQAKKNAPCIVFIDEIDAVGRQRGAGMGGGNDEREQTLNQLLTEMDGFEGNSGIIIVAATNRPDVLDSALMRPGRFDRQVTVDRPDYAGRLQILNVHAKDKTLSKDVDLDKVARRTPGFTGADLANLLNEAAILAARKDLDKVSNDEVGDAIERVMAGPEKKDRVISDKKKELVAYHEAGHALVGALMPDYDPVAKVSIIPRGQAGGLTFFTPSEERMESGLYSRSYLQNQMAVALGGRVAEEIVYGEEEVTTGASNDLQQVANVARQMITKFGMSDKIGPVALGQSQGGMFLGRDMSSTRDFSEDTAATIDVEVSELVDVAYKRATKVLSDNRTVLDEMAQMLIERETIDTEDIQDLLNRSEVKVANYI